A single window of Helicobacter pylori NCTC 11637 = CCUG 17874 = ATCC 43504 = JCM 12093 DNA harbors:
- a CDS encoding universal stress protein, which produces MNILFGISDTQECYNAIKFAVKLAHSLKEVRFTLLHVSMEVFIYSESGMMDYGQTEALEEEKANALLKQFEDAFKKENIECESVLKSGDLIDVVLDMAKDYDLLLIGASESNLLYRLFISHQNSLVEQSSIPVVIAK; this is translated from the coding sequence ATGAATATTTTATTTGGGATTAGCGACACGCAAGAATGTTATAACGCTATTAAATTCGCTGTCAAATTAGCCCATTCGCTTAAAGAGGTCCGTTTCACTCTATTGCATGTGAGCATGGAAGTGTTTATTTATAGCGAAAGCGGGATGATGGATTATGGCCAGACAGAAGCCTTAGAAGAAGAAAAAGCTAATGCTTTGTTGAAGCAATTTGAAGACGCTTTCAAAAAAGAAAACATAGAGTGCGAGAGCGTTCTAAAAAGCGGCGATTTGATTGATGTGGTCTTGGATATGGCGAAGGATTATGATTTGTTATTGATTGGGGCGAGCGAATCTAATTTGTTGTATCGTTTGTTCATTTCGCACCAAAATAGCTTGGTTGAACAATCTAGTATCCCTGTTGTGATCGCCAAATAG
- the bioD gene encoding dethiobiotin synthase — MLFISATNTNAGKTTCARLLAQYCNACGVRTILLKPIETGVNDATSPFSDTHLFLQDNRLLDRSLTLKDISFYRYAKASAPLIAQQEEDPNAPIDINHLIQRLQNFTKTYDLVIVEGAGGLCVPITVEENMLNLALKLKAKMLLISHDNLGLINDCLLNDFLLKSHQLDYKIAINLRENNTAFHSISLPYIELFNTRSNNPIVIFQQSLKELMSFALK, encoded by the coding sequence ATGCTCTTTATCAGTGCGACTAACACGAATGCCGGAAAAACCACATGCGCTAGGCTATTAGCCCAATATTGCAACGCTTGTGGCGTCAGAACGATTCTATTAAAACCCATTGAAACAGGCGTCAATGATGCAACCAGCCCCTTTAGCGACACGCATCTGTTCTTGCAAGATAACCGCCTTTTAGATCGCTCTTTAACCTTAAAAGACATTTCATTCTATCGTTACGCTAAAGCTTCAGCCCCCCTCATCGCCCAACAAGAAGAAGATCCAAACGCCCCCATTGATATAAATCATTTAATCCAACGCCTCCAAAATTTCACCAAAACTTACGATTTAGTCATCGTTGAAGGGGCTGGGGGGCTATGCGTGCCTATCACTGTAGAAGAAAACATGCTAAATTTGGCCCTAAAATTAAAAGCCAAAATGCTTTTGATTAGCCATGACAATTTGGGCTTGATTAATGATTGTTTGCTGAATGATTTTTTATTGAAATCCCACCAACTAGACTATAAAATCGCTATCAATTTGAGGGAAAATAACACCGCTTTTCACAGCATCAGTTTGCCCTATATTGAGCTTTTTAATACACGCTCCAATAACCCCATTGTGATTTTCCAACAAAGCCTGAAAGAATTAATGAGCTTTGCTCTTAAATAA
- a CDS encoding SabA family sialic acid-binding adhesin, with the protein MNKKFLSLTLGSLLVSALSAEDNGFFVSAGYQIGESAQMVKNTKGIQDLSDSYERLNNLLTNYSALNTLIRQSADPNAINNARTNLNASAKNLINDKTNSPAYQAVLLALNAAAGLWQVMSYAISPCGPGKDSSKNGGVQTFENTPTNQWGGTTITCGTTNYEPGPYSIMSTENYAKINKAYQIIQKAFGASGQDIPALSDTNTELKFTINKSNGNTNTNNNGEEIVTKNNAQVLLEQASTIITTLNSACPWINNGGAGGASSGSLWEGIYLKGDGSACGIFKNEISAIQDMIKNAEIAVEQSKIVAANAQNQHNLDTGKAFNPYKDANFAQSMFANARAQAEILNRAQAVVKDFERIPAAFVKDSLGVCHEKGSDGNLRGTPSGTVTSNTWGAGCAYVGETVTNLKNSIAHFGDQAEQIHNARNLAYTLANFSGQYKKLGEHYDSITAAISSLPDAQSLQNVVSKKTNPNSPQGIQDNYYIDSNIHSQVQSRTQELGSNPFRRAGLIAASTTNNGAMNGIGFQVGYKQFFGKNKRWGARYYGFVDYNHTYNKSQFFNSDSDVWTYGVGSDLLVNFINDKATKNNKISFGAFGGIQLAGTSWLNSQYVNLANVNNYYKAKINTSNFQFLFNLGLRTNLARNKRRGADHSAQHGMELGVKIPTINTNYYSLLGTTLQYRRLYSVYLNYVFAY; encoded by the coding sequence ATGAATAAAAAATTTCTGTCATTAACCCTAGGTTCGCTTTTAGTTTCCGCTTTAAGCGCTGAAGACAACGGCTTTTTTGTGAGTGCGGGCTATCAAATCGGCGAATCCGCTCAAATGGTGAAAAACACTAAAGGCATTCAAGATCTTTCAGATAGTTATGAAAGATTGAACAATCTTTTAACGAATTATAGCGCCCTAAACACTCTCATCAGGCAGTCCGCCGATCCGAACGCTATCAATAACGCAAGGACTAATTTGAACGCGAGCGCGAAGAATTTAATCAATGATAAAACCAACTCCCCAGCCTATCAAGCGGTGCTTTTAGCGCTCAATGCTGCAGCGGGGTTGTGGCAAGTCATGAGCTATGCGATCAGTCCTTGTGGCCCTGGCAAAGACAGCAGCAAAAATGGGGGCGTTCAAACCTTTGAAAACACACCAACAAATCAATGGGGAGGGACTACCATTACTTGTGGCACTACTAATTATGAACCAGGACCATATAGTATTATGTCCACTGAAAATTACGCGAAAATCAATAAAGCCTATCAAATCATCCAAAAGGCTTTTGGAGCAAGCGGGCAAGATATTCCTGCTTTAAGCGACACCAACACAGAACTCAAATTTACAATCAATAAAAGTAATGGAAACACGAATACGAATAATAATGGAGAAGAAATTGTTACAAAAAATAACGCTCAAGTTCTTTTAGAACAGGCTAGCACCATTATAACTACCCTTAATAGCGCATGCCCATGGATCAATAATGGTGGTGCAGGTGGTGCGAGTAGTGGTAGTTTATGGGAAGGAATATATTTGAAAGGCGATGGGAGCGCGTGCGGGATTTTTAAAAATGAAATCAGCGCGATTCAAGACATGATCAAAAACGCTGAAATAGCCGTAGAGCAATCCAAAATCGTTGCCGCCAACGCGCAAAACCAGCACAACCTAGACACTGGGAAAGCATTCAACCCCTATAAAGACGCCAACTTCGCCCAAAGCATGTTCGCTAACGCTAGAGCGCAAGCGGAGATTTTAAACCGCGCTCAAGCAGTGGTGAAGGATTTTGAAAGAATCCCTGCAGCGTTCGTGAAAGACTCTTTAGGAGTATGCCATGAAAAGGGTAGCGACGGCAATCTCCGTGGCACGCCATCTGGCACGGTTACTTCTAACACTTGGGGAGCCGGTTGCGCGTATGTGGGAGAGACCGTAACGAATCTAAAAAACAGCATCGCTCATTTTGGCGACCAAGCCGAGCAAATCCATAACGCGCGAAACCTCGCCTACACTTTAGCGAATTTCAGCGGTCAGTATAAAAAGCTAGGCGAACATTATGACAGCATCACAGCAGCGATCTCTAGCTTGCCTGACGCGCAATCTTTACAAAATGTGGTGAGCAAAAAGACTAACCCTAACAGCCCGCAAGGCATACAGGATAACTACTACATTGACTCCAACATCCATTCTCAAGTGCAATCTAGGACTCAAGAACTCGGTAGCAACCCTTTCAGACGCGCCGGGCTAATCGCTGCTTCTACCACCAATAACGGCGCGATGAATGGGATCGGCTTTCAAGTGGGCTATAAGCAATTCTTTGGGAAAAACAAACGATGGGGCGCGAGATACTACGGCTTTGTGGATTACAACCACACCTATAATAAATCCCAATTTTTCAACTCCGATTCTGATGTTTGGACTTATGGCGTGGGGAGCGATTTGTTAGTGAATTTCATCAACGATAAAGCCACTAAAAACAATAAAATTTCTTTTGGCGCGTTTGGCGGTATCCAACTAGCCGGGACTTCATGGCTTAATTCCCAGTATGTGAATTTAGCGAATGTGAATAATTACTACAAAGCTAAAATCAACACCTCTAACTTCCAGTTCTTATTCAATCTAGGCTTAAGGACCAATCTCGCTAGAAATAAGAGAAGAGGCGCTGATCATAGCGCGCAACATGGCATGGAATTAGGCGTGAAGATCCCCACGATCAACACGAATTACTATTCTTTGCTAGGCACTACCTTGCAATACAGAAGGCTTTATAGCGTGTATCTCAACTATGTGTTTGCTTACTAA
- the eptA gene encoding phosphoethanolamine--lipid A transferase EptA, translating into MASLFHLKFLKPLSCLQAGLLYSLIFGVLYHFPLFAYVYKESNQVSFIAMMVVVLFCVNGALFLGLGLISIHLMRLSAIVFSWLNSIAFYFISTYKVFLNKSMMGNVLNTNTHELLGFLSVKLFIFIVVFGVLPGYIIYKIPLKNSSKKAPFLAILALVFIFIASALANAKNWLWFDKHAKFIGGLILPFAYSVNAFRVSALKFFAPTIKPLPLFSPNHSHSFVVLVIGESARKHNYALYGYQKPTTPRLSKRLADNELTLFNATSCATYTTASLECILDSSFKNNAYENLPTYLTKAGIKVFWYSANDGEKNVKVTSYLKNYELIQKCPNCEAIAPYDESLLYNLPDLLKEHSNENVLLILHLAGSHGPNYDNKVPLNFRVFKPYCSSADLSSCSKESLINAYDNTIFYNDYLLDKIISMLKKAKQPALMIYLSDHGESLGEEAFYLHGIPKSIAPKEQYEIPFIVYANDLFKEKHSIIQTQTPINQNVIFHSVLGVFEDFKNPSAVYRPSLDLLKHKKE; encoded by the coding sequence TTGGCATCATTATTCCATCTGAAGTTTTTAAAACCCCTGAGTTGTCTGCAAGCCGGTTTGCTTTATAGCCTTATTTTTGGCGTTTTATACCATTTCCCTTTGTTCGCTTATGTCTATAAAGAAAGCAACCAGGTTAGTTTTATAGCCATGATGGTTGTGGTGCTTTTTTGCGTGAATGGCGCTCTTTTTTTGGGATTAGGTTTGATCTCTATTCATTTGATGCGCCTAAGCGCGATTGTTTTTAGTTGGCTCAATTCCATCGCTTTCTATTTCATTAGCACTTATAAGGTGTTTTTAAATAAGAGCATGATGGGTAATGTCTTAAACACCAATACGCATGAGCTTTTAGGCTTTTTGAGCGTTAAGTTATTCATTTTTATCGTTGTTTTTGGGGTGTTGCCTGGCTATATTATCTATAAAATCCCCCTTAAAAATTCTTCTAAAAAAGCGCCCTTTTTAGCGATCTTGGCGTTAGTGTTTATCTTTATCGCTAGCGCTTTAGCTAACGCTAAAAATTGGCTGTGGTTTGACAAGCATGCGAAATTCATAGGGGGCTTAATTTTGCCCTTCGCTTATAGCGTGAACGCTTTTAGAGTGAGCGCTCTTAAATTTTTCGCCCCCACTATCAAGCCGCTCCCTCTTTTTTCGCCCAATCATTCCCATTCGTTTGTGGTGCTAGTCATTGGCGAAAGCGCTAGGAAGCATAATTACGCCCTTTATGGCTATCAAAAACCCACCACCCCAAGATTAAGCAAACGATTAGCCGATAATGAACTCACTCTTTTCAACGCCACTTCTTGCGCCACTTACACGACAGCGAGTTTGGAATGCATTTTAGATTCTTCTTTTAAAAACAACGCTTATGAAAATTTGCCGACTTACTTGACTAAAGCCGGTATCAAAGTCTTTTGGTATAGCGCGAATGACGGCGAAAAGAACGTTAAGGTTACAAGCTATCTTAAAAACTATGAATTGATTCAAAAATGCCCCAATTGTGAAGCGATCGCTCCTTATGATGAATCCTTACTCTATAATTTGCCTGACCTTTTAAAAGAACACTCTAATGAAAATGTCTTGCTCATCTTACACCTTGCAGGCTCGCATGGCCCAAACTACGACAACAAAGTGCCTTTAAATTTTAGGGTGTTTAAGCCCTATTGCTCAAGCGCTGATCTGTCTTCTTGCTCCAAAGAAAGCTTGATTAACGCCTATGACAACACCATTTTTTACAACGACTATCTGTTAGACAAAATCATTAGCATGCTCAAAAAAGCCAAGCAGCCCGCCTTAATGATCTATTTGAGCGATCATGGCGAAAGTTTGGGCGAAGAGGCGTTCTATTTGCATGGCATTCCTAAAAGCATCGCCCCCAAAGAACAATACGAGATCCCCTTTATCGTTTATGCTAACGATCTTTTTAAAGAGAAGCATTCCATTATCCAAACCCAAACCCCCATTAATCAAAATGTGATTTTCCATAGCGTTTTAGGGGTGTTTGAAGATTTTAAAAACCCTAGCGCTGTTTATCGCCCTTCTTTAGATCTGCTTAAACACAAAAAAGAGTAA
- the lpxE gene encoding lipid A 1-phosphatase LpxE encodes MPKSFSKTLLALSLGLILLGIFAPFPKVPKQPSVPLMFHFTEHYARFIPTILSVAIPLIQRDAVGLFQVANASIATTLLTHTTKRALNHVTINHQRLGERPYGGNFNMPSGHSSMVGLAVAFLMRRYSFKKYFWLLPLVPLTMLARIYLDMHTIGAVLAGLGVGMLCVGLFTSPKKP; translated from the coding sequence CTGCCCAAAAGCTTTTCTAAAACTTTGTTAGCGCTCAGTTTGGGCTTGATTTTATTAGGCATTTTTGCACCTTTCCCTAAAGTCCCTAAACAGCCTAGCGTGCCTTTAATGTTTCATTTCACCGAGCATTATGCGCGCTTTATCCCTACGATTTTATCTGTGGCGATCCCCTTGATTCAAAGAGATGCGGTAGGGCTTTTTCAAGTCGCTAACGCTTCTATCGCTACAACCCTTCTCACGCACACCACCAAAAGAGCCTTAAACCATGTAACGATCAATCACCAGCGTTTGGGCGAGCGCCCTTATGGGGGTAATTTCAACATGCCAAGCGGGCATTCGTCTATGGTGGGTTTGGCGGTGGCGTTTTTAATGCGCCGTTATTCTTTTAAAAAATACTTTTGGCTCTTACCCCTAGTCCCCTTAACCATGCTCGCTCGCATTTATTTAGACATGCACACCATTGGCGCGGTGTTGGCTGGGCTTGGCGTTGGAATGTTGTGCGTAGGCCTTTTTACAAGCCCCAAAAAGCCTTAA
- a CDS encoding ATP-dependent Clp protease adaptor ClpS — MKMYNIPTPTMAQVIMVDDPITTAEFVISALRDFFDKSLEEAKALTSSIHRDGCGVCGVYPYDIARHRAAWVRDKARELDLPLKLLVEEIK; from the coding sequence ATGAAAATGTATAACATACCCACCCCAACCATGGCGCAAGTGATCATGGTTGATGACCCCATTACGACAGCGGAATTCGTGATCTCTGCTTTGAGGGATTTTTTTGACAAGTCTTTAGAAGAGGCCAAAGCCCTCACATCAAGCATCCATCGTGATGGCTGTGGGGTTTGTGGCGTCTATCCTTATGATATTGCCAGGCATAGGGCAGCATGGGTTAGGGATAAAGCCAGAGAGCTAGATCTCCCTTTAAAATTATTGGTAGAAGAGATAAAATAA
- a CDS encoding citrate synthase — protein sequence MSVTLINNENNERYEFETIESTRGPKAVDFSKLFETTGFFSYDPGYSSTAGCQSKISYVNGKKGELYYRGHRIEDLVAKYKYVDVCKLLLTGELPKNQEESLEFELELRHRSFVHESLLNMFSAFPSNAHPMAKLSSGVSILSTLYSTHQNMHTEEDYQTMARRIVAKIPTLAAICYRNEVGAPIIYPDIARSYVENILFMLRGYPYSRLKHTTQGEVEITPLEVEAFDKILTLHADHSQNASSTTVRNVASTGVHPYAAISAGISALWGHLHGGANEKVLLQLEEIGDVKNVDKYIARVKDKNDNFKLMGFGHRVYKSYDPRAKILKGLKDELHQKGVKMDERLSEIAAKVEEIALKDEYFIERNLYPNVDFYSGTILRALKIPVRFFTPVFVIGRTVGWCAQLLEHVKSPQARITRPRQVYVGD from the coding sequence ATGTCTGTTACTTTAATCAATAATGAAAATAATGAACGCTATGAATTTGAAACGATTGAATCCACCCGTGGGCCTAAAGCGGTGGATTTTTCCAAGCTTTTTGAAACGACCGGGTTTTTTTCTTACGATCCAGGGTATTCTTCTACCGCTGGGTGCCAATCTAAGATCAGCTATGTCAATGGCAAAAAAGGCGAATTGTATTACAGAGGGCATAGAATAGAAGATTTAGTCGCCAAATACAAATATGTAGATGTGTGCAAATTGCTCCTCACAGGGGAGTTACCCAAAAATCAAGAAGAAAGCTTGGAATTTGAATTGGAATTGCGCCACAGAAGCTTTGTGCATGAGAGCTTGTTAAACATGTTTTCAGCTTTCCCTAGTAACGCCCACCCTATGGCGAAACTCTCTAGCGGCGTGTCTATTTTATCCACCCTTTATTCCACGCACCAAAACATGCACACTGAAGAAGATTACCAAACGATGGCCAGAAGGATCGTCGCTAAAATCCCCACGCTTGCAGCTATTTGCTATCGCAATGAAGTGGGAGCACCCATTATTTATCCAGATATCGCACGCTCTTATGTGGAAAATATCCTTTTCATGCTGAGAGGGTATCCTTACAGCCGTTTAAAACACACCACTCAAGGCGAAGTAGAAATCACGCCCCTAGAAGTGGAAGCCTTTGATAAAATCCTAACCTTGCACGCTGACCACAGCCAAAACGCCTCTTCTACCACGGTAAGGAATGTCGCTAGCACCGGTGTGCATCCTTATGCAGCCATTAGCGCAGGCATTAGCGCTTTATGGGGGCATTTGCATGGCGGAGCGAATGAAAAAGTGCTTTTACAATTAGAAGAAATCGGCGATGTGAAAAATGTGGATAAATACATCGCGCGAGTGAAAGACAAAAACGACAATTTCAAACTCATGGGCTTTGGGCATAGGGTGTATAAGAGCTACGATCCGCGCGCCAAAATCTTAAAAGGCTTGAAAGACGAACTGCACCAAAAAGGCGTTAAAATGGACGAGAGGTTGAGCGAAATCGCTGCGAAAGTGGAAGAAATCGCGCTAAAAGACGAGTATTTCATTGAAAGGAATCTCTACCCTAATGTGGATTTCTACTCCGGCACGATTTTAAGGGCTTTAAAAATCCCAGTGCGTTTTTTCACGCCGGTGTTTGTCATTGGCAGAACCGTAGGCTGGTGCGCTCAGCTTTTAGAGCATGTCAAAAGCCCGCAAGCCAGGATCACGCGCCCAAGACAAGTCTATGTAGGGGATTAA
- a CDS encoding DUF1523 family protein: MIKFVRNVVLFILTAIFLVLMLLVSYCMPHYSAAVISGVEVKRMNENENTPNNKEVKTLARDVYFVQTYDPKDQKSVTVYRNEDTRFSFPFYFKFNSADISALAQSLINQQVEVKYYGWRINLFNMFPNVIFLKPLKESADISKPIFSWILYALLLMGFFISARSVCTLFKSKAH, from the coding sequence TTGATAAAATTTGTGCGTAATGTGGTTTTGTTCATTTTAACGGCGATCTTTTTAGTGCTCATGCTCTTAGTGAGCTATTGCATGCCCCATTATAGCGCGGCTGTCATTAGCGGGGTGGAAGTCAAAAGAATGAATGAAAATGAAAACACGCCCAATAATAAGGAAGTAAAAACCCTTGCTAGAGATGTCTATTTTGTGCAAACTTACGACCCTAAGGATCAAAAAAGCGTAACCGTTTATCGTAACGAAGACACGCGCTTTAGCTTCCCTTTTTATTTTAAGTTTAATTCGGCTGATATTTCAGCTCTCGCTCAAAGTTTAATCAATCAGCAAGTGGAAGTGAAATACTATGGTTGGCGGATCAATTTGTTTAACATGTTCCCTAATGTGATTTTTTTAAAGCCCTTAAAAGAGAGCGCTGACATTTCAAAGCCCATTTTTAGCTGGATTTTATACGCTTTGCTGTTAATGGGCTTTTTTATCAGCGCGCGTTCTGTCTGCACTTTATTTAAGAGCAAAGCTCATTAA
- the icd gene encoding isocitrate dehydrogenase (NADP(+)), with product MAYNPKILQKPKEGEEITIKDNKLHVPNHPIIPFIEGDGIGSDITPAMIKVVDSAVQKAYKGEKKIAWYEVFVGEKCYQKFKDHKELSPEEQWLLPDTIEAINHYKVSIKGPLTTPIGEGFRSLNVALRQKMDLYVCLRPVRWYGSPSPVKEPQKVDMVIFRENSEDIYAGIEWQEGSAEAKKLIHFLQNELKVKKIRFPESSGIGVKPISKEGTERLVKKAIEYAIDNDKPSVTFVHKGNIMKYTEGAFMKWGYALAQKEFNAQVIDKGPWCSLKNPKTGKEIIIKDMIADAFLQQILLRPSEYSVIATMNLNGDYISDALAAMVGGIGIAPGANLNDTVGMFEATHGTAPKYAGLDKVNPGSIILSAEMMLRHMGWVEAADLIVSAMEKAIKSKKVTYDFARLMDGAKEVKCSEFASVMIENM from the coding sequence ATGGCTTACAACCCTAAAATTTTACAAAAGCCTAAAGAGGGCGAAGAAATTACGATTAAAGACAACAAATTGCATGTGCCAAACCACCCCATTATCCCTTTCATTGAGGGCGATGGCATTGGATCAGATATTACCCCAGCGATGATTAAAGTCGTGGATAGTGCGGTTCAAAAAGCGTATAAGGGCGAGAAAAAAATCGCATGGTATGAGGTGTTTGTGGGCGAAAAATGCTATCAAAAATTTAAAGATCACAAGGAATTAAGCCCAGAAGAGCAATGGCTGTTACCGGACACTATTGAAGCGATTAACCATTATAAAGTTTCCATTAAAGGGCCTTTGACCACGCCTATTGGTGAGGGGTTTAGATCTTTGAATGTAGCGTTACGCCAAAAAATGGATCTGTATGTGTGCTTGAGACCGGTAAGGTGGTATGGGAGTCCAAGCCCGGTTAAAGAACCACAAAAAGTGGATATGGTGATTTTTAGAGAAAATTCTGAAGACATTTATGCGGGCATTGAATGGCAAGAAGGCAGCGCGGAAGCGAAAAAACTCATCCATTTTTTACAAAATGAACTAAAGGTTAAAAAGATCCGCTTCCCTGAAAGCAGTGGCATAGGGGTAAAACCCATTAGCAAAGAAGGCACAGAGAGGCTGGTGAAAAAAGCGATTGAATACGCTATTGATAACGACAAGCCAAGCGTAACTTTTGTGCATAAAGGCAATATCATGAAATACACCGAAGGGGCGTTCATGAAATGGGGCTATGCGCTCGCTCAAAAAGAATTTAACGCTCAAGTCATTGATAAAGGCCCATGGTGTTCTTTGAAAAACCCTAAAACCGGTAAAGAAATCATCATTAAAGACATGATCGCTGACGCGTTTTTGCAACAAATTCTCTTACGCCCTAGCGAATACAGCGTCATTGCGACCATGAATTTGAACGGGGATTATATCTCTGATGCATTAGCGGCGATGGTGGGGGGCATTGGTATCGCTCCTGGGGCTAATCTCAACGACACAGTGGGCATGTTTGAAGCCACCCATGGCACCGCTCCTAAATACGCTGGGCTGGATAAAGTCAATCCGGGGTCTATTATTTTGAGCGCGGAAATGATGTTAAGGCATATGGGTTGGGTGGAAGCGGCTGATTTGATCGTCTCTGCTATGGAAAAAGCGATTAAAAGCAAGAAAGTAACTTACGATTTCGCTCGTTTAATGGATGGGGCTAAAGAAGTGAAATGCTCTGAATTTGCTAGCGTGATGATTGAAAACATGTGA